The sequence below is a genomic window from Streptomyces sp. NBC_00582.
CGCCGCGCAGCAGACCCTGAGCGCGCACTTCCCCGGCGGCGCGGGCAACCCCGCCGTGGTCGTCGCGGACGCGGACCGCCTGGAGCGGGTGCTGACCGCGGCCCGCGCCACCGAGGGCGTCGCCTCGGCCGCGGCCAGGACCACGACCGGACGCCCCGGCGGCACCCCGCTGGTCGTCGACGGGCGGGTCCAGGTCGACGTCACCCTCGCCTCCGCCGCGGACGGCGACGCCGCCCGGCGGACCGTGGCACGTCTGCGCGCCTCCCTGCACGCCGTTCCCGGCGCCGACGCCCTCGTCGGCGGCTACACCGCCCAGCGCCACGACACCCTGCGCACCGCCGAACGCGACCGCACCCTCATCGTCCCCGTGGTCCTCGCCGTGATCTTCCTGATCCTCACGGGACTGCTGCGGTCCCTGCTGCTGCCCGCCCTGCTGGTCGCGACGGTCGCCCTGAACTTCCTGGCCACGCTGGGCGTCTCCGCCCTCGTCTTCCGGCACGTGTTCGGCTTCACCGGCACCGACCCCTCGGTCCCGCTCTACGGGTTCGTGTTCCTGGTGGCGCTGGGCGTCGACTACAACATCTTCCTCATGTCCCGGGTCCGCGAGGAGTCCCTGCGGTACGGCGTGCGCCGGGGCGTCCTGCGCGGTCTGGTGAGCACGGGCGGGGTCATCACCTCCGCCGGCGTCGTCCTCGCCGCGACGTTCGCCGCGCTCGGTGTGATCCCCCTGGCCTTCCTCGCGCAGATCGCGTTCATCGTGGCCTTCGGCGTGCTCCTCGACACCCTCGTGGTGCGCTCGCTGCTGGTGCCCGCGCTGGTCCTCGACATCGGACCGCGCGCCTGGTGGCCGAGCCGCCTGACGGGTGATCCGACCGGGGGAGGCCGGGCCCCGGCCGACGAGACCCGTCGGTCCGCCTCGCCCGCGTCCGAGGAGAGCCGTACGCCCTCAGCGTGAACATGCTCGCGGCCATCCGGGGCAGACGCAGCGTAGTCGTCCGACACGAACCCGTAAGACCCCGGAGGCGGAGGTGTCTGCAGCTATGCGCGCGACGGTGTGGGAACGCTTCCCGGCGGGAGCGCCCCGCGGATCCTGGCCGGCGGAGGAGTGCGCGGCGAGGCTGCGCGCCGAGGGCCGGCCCGCGAGCGTCGTCATGGACCTGAAGTCCGACGCCTTCCTCGTCGTCGTCCCGGCGGAGGACGAGGAGTGACCGCCGGAGCCGGTGTCAGGGCCCGGCTCCGGCGGCCAGTTCCCGTGCCCTGCGCACGAACACCTCGTGCAGTTCCCGCGCGGCCTGCGGCACGGACTCCGCCCTGCGCCGCTGCAGCATGAGCAGGACCCCGGTGGTGTCCCCGGCGATCGGCCGGTGGGTGAGCGCGCCCTGCCGCTCCAGGGGATCCCCGACGACACTGAAGTCCGGCAGGACCGTCGCCCCGAGCCCCTCGGCGACCATCAGCTTGCCCATCTCGGCGCCGTCCGTGGAGTAGGCGAACGCGGGATCGCGGCCCCCGAGAAGCCGGTGCACATAGCGGTGCATGACGTACCCCGACCGCATGCCGATCAGGGGGACGCCGAGCAGGTCGTCCACCGACACCTCCGGCGCCGCCGCCAGCGGACTGTCGGGCCGCACGCACACCACCGGTCGCCCGCGCAGCAGTTCGGTGGAGTCGAACTCGGCGGGCACGTCGTCACCGTCCAGATGGTTCACCAGCCCCAGGTCGAACCCGCCCTCCAGCAGCCCCCGGTGAATGTCGGTCTGCTGGGCGCCCACCACCTCGACCTGGGTGAGGGCGTGCGCGGCACGGAACGCGCGGAGTACCGGCAGGAGCAGCGGCACGGTCGCCGCGTTCACCGTGCCGACCCGCACCATCCGCCGGATCCGGTGCTGTTCGCCCGCCGCCGCCCGCAGCCGGTCCACGGCGTCCAGCACCCCGATGATGTGCGGCAGCAGCTCCCGCCCCGAGGCGCTCATGGTGGCCCCGGACCGCTTGCGCTCCAGCAGATCGACCCCGAGTTCACGCTCCAGGTTCCGTACGGTCTCGCTCAACGCGGGCTGGGAGAGCCGCAGTTCCTCGGCGGCCCGGCGCAGCGAACCGAGCCGTGTCACCGCCGCGATGTATTCCAACTGTTCCGTCCGCACCCTCCGAAGAATGCGGACCCATTCCTCGGCCGTTCAAGGGTTTCCCTGTCACACCTTCGTGAAATTCAATGGTCCGGGATACGAGACCGGTCGGGTTTTCCTTGACTGCCGTCACCGGCGGCTGTCACGATCGACGGCATGACGATGCGACTGGACCTCACGCGGCGACGCCACGTCGACCTCGCGCGCGTCTCCAGCGCCTCCTGTCGCGCCGCGGCCTGATCCTCCCCTTCCCCGAGATCCGCCGCGCCTTTCCCCGTTTCCCCACCCGAATTCACCGCGCCCGCAGGGTCCGCGTTCCCCACGCGTGCCTTCCGTGCCGGCTGAATTCGGCGTGCCAGAAAACATTCCGCAACAGGAGTTCCGCATGCCCGCCGCGCCCCTGAAATTCGCCTATTGGGTCCCCAACGTCAGCGGGGGACTGGTCACCAGCAGGATCGAACAGCGCACCGACTGGGGGTACGACTACAACCGCGAACTCGCCGTCCTCGCCGAGAACAACGGTTTCGACTACGCCCTCAGCCAGGTCCGCTACATGGCCAGTTACGGCGCCGAGTACCAGCACGAGTCGACCAGCTTCAGCCTCGCCCTGCTGCTCGCCACCGAACGCCTGAAGGTCATCGCGGCGATCCACCCCGGACTGTGGCACCCGGGAGTGCTCGCCAAGTTCGGCGCCACCGCCGACCACCTCTCGAACGGCCGCTTCGCCGTGAACGTCGTGTCCGGCTGGTTCAAGGGCGAGTTCACCGCCCTCGGCGAACCCTGGCTGGAGCACGACGAACGGTACCGCCGTTCCGAGGAGTTCATCCGCGCCCTGCGCTCGATCTGGACCGAGGACCACGCCGAACTCGGCGGGGACTTCTACCGCCTGCGTGACTTCACCCTCAAGCCGAAGCCCCTCAACACCCCCGAACGCCCGCACCCGGAGATCTTCCAGGGCGGCAACTCCACCGCGGCCCGCGCCATGGCCGGCCGGGTCTCCGACTGGTACTTCTCCAACGGCAAGGACTTCGACGGAGTCGTCGAGCAGATCGACGACGTCCGCAGGTCCGCCGCCGCATCGGGCCGTACGGCACCGAAGTTCGGCCTCAACGGCTTCCTCATCGCCCGGGACACCGAGGCCGAGGCCCGCGAGACCCTCCGCGAGATCGTCGCCCGGGCCGACCGTGAGGCCGTCGAGGGCTTCGGCGCCGCCGTCAAGCAGGCGGGACGGTCCACCGCCGACGGCAGGGGCATGTGGCAGGACTCCACCTTCGAGGACCTGATCCAGTACAACGACGGCTTCCGCACCGGACTGATCGGCACCCCCGAGCAGATCGCCGAACGCATCGTCGCCTACAAGAAGCTCGGCGTCGACCTCTTCCTCCTCGGCTTCCTCCACTACCACGAGGAGGTCGAGTACTTCGGCAAGCGCGTCCTGCCGCTCGTCCGCGAACTCGAGGCCCGGCTTCCCGATCCGGCGGCCGAGGCCGAGCCCGCGTCCCAGCCCGTCTCCGTCTGACACCCGTCCCACCGGTGCGCCCTCCGCGCGGGCGCACCGGCCTGCTCTCGAAAGAGGATCCATGGCCACCGTCCTGTCCGTCTCCGGCAGTCCCTCCGCCTCCTCCCGCACCGGCCGTCTCCTGCGCCACCTCGACCAGCGGCTGACCGCCCAGGGCCACGAGGTGATCGCGCTCGACGTCCGTACGATCCCGGCCGAGGCACTGCTCGGCGCGGACTTCCGCCACCCGGCCATCGTCGAGGCCACCGAGCTGTTCGCCCGCGCCGACGGTGTGGTCGTCGGCACCCCCGTCTACAAGGCGTCGTACTCCGGGGTCCTCAAGGCGCTCCTCGACCTGCTCCCGCAGTACGCGCTCACCGGGAAGACCGTGCTGCCGCTGGCCACCGGGGGCTCCACCGCCCATGTCCTGGCCCTCGACTACGCTTTGCGGCCCGTCCTCAACTCGATGGGCGCCGCGCACATCGTGCAGGGCTGGTTCACCCTCGACAAGGACATCACCGCCCAGGAGGACGGCACGATCACCATCGCCCCGGCCTCCGCCGAGGCGCTCGCCCAGGTCGTCGACCAGTTCTCCGCCGCTCTCGGCCGCACCCCGTACCTGGCCGCGGCGAGCTGACCATGACCGCCGCGCACGTCATCGCCGACGACGCCGAGGCCCTCGCCCTCGCCGCCGCCCTGGCCGACGAGTTCCGGCCCGGAGCCTCCGCCCGGGACACCGAACGCCGCCTGCCGCACGAAGAGTTGGACCGGCTCTCGGCCTCCGGACTGCTCGCCGTCACCGTCCCCGCCGACCACGGCGGGGCGGACGTCAGCGCCGAGACCCTCGCGGAGATCCTCCGTCTCCTCGCCACCGCCGACGCCAGCCTCGCCCAGATCCCGCAGAGCCACTTCGCCTACGTCAACGTGATTCGCCGTCAGGGAACCGAGCAGCAGCGGAAGTTCTTCTTCGCCGAGCTGCTCGCGGGCCGCCGCTTCGGCAACGCCCAGTCCGAGGCCGGAACCCGGCACGTCCAGGACATCCGCACCCGGCTGGTGGCGCGGCCCGACGGCTCGTACGTCCTGACCGGGGTCAAGCACTACTCCACCGGCGCCCTCTTCGCCGACTGGATCCCCGTCCTCGCCCGCTCCGAGGACGACAAGCTCCAGGTGGCCTACGTCCCCGCCGGCGCCCCCGGTCTGACGGTCACCGACGACTGGGACGGCCTCGGCCAGCGTACGACGGCCAGCGGCACCGTCCGGCTCGACGGGGTCCCGGTACCCGCCGACCGCGTCCTGCCCCACCACCTCACCTTCGAGGGGCCCCAACTCCACGGAGCGGTCGCCCAGTTGCTGCACGCCGCCATCGACGCCGGGATCGCCGCGGGCGCGCTCGCCGAGGCGGCGGCGTTCGTGACGACCAAGAGCCGCCCCTGGTTCGAGAGCGAGGCCGAGACGGCCGCCGAGGACCCGCTGCTGATCCAGCGCTTCGGTGAACTCGCCCTGCAGGTGCGGGCGTCGGAGGCCCTGCTGCGGGAGTCCGCCCGCGCGGTGGACACGGCGCGCGCCCACCTCACCGACGACTCGGCCGCCGAGGCCTCCCTCGCGGTCGCCGCGGCCAAGGTGCAGTCGGCTCGCGCCGCCGTGGAGGTGTCCAGCGCCCTCTTCGAGGTCTCCGGAACCCGCTCGGCGCTCGACTCCCTCAATCTGCACCGGCACTGGCGCGACGCCCGCACCCACACCCTGCACGACCCCATCCGCTGGAAGATCCAGCACATCGGCCGGTACGCGCTGAGCGGCACCCGGCCGCCGCGCCACGGACTCCTCTAGCGACCCCCCAGGCGCTGTCGACTCGGCGACCCTCTCGATCGGAGACCCCCCGTGTCCCTCACCTTCCACTGGTTCCTGCCCACCAACGGCGACAGCCGGCACGTCGTCGGCGGCGGCCACGGCACCCCGGCCACCGCCTCCGGACGGGACCGGCCGCCGACGGTCGCCTATCTGAGCCAGATCGCCAGCGCCGCCGAGGACCTGGGCTTCGTGGGCGCGCTCACCCCCACCGGGGCATGGTGCGAGGACGCGTGGCTGACCACCGCCATGGTCAGCCGGCACACCGAACGGCTGAAGTTCCTGGTCGCCTTCCGGCCCGGCTTCGTCTCACCGACGCTCGCCGCGCAGATGGCCGCCACCTTCCAGCGACAGAGCGGCGGTCGGCTCCTGCTGAACGTGGTCACCGGCGGCGAGAGCCACGAACAGCGGGCCTACGGGGACTTCCTAGACAAGGACGACCGGTACCGCCGTACCGGAGAGTTCCTGGAGATCGTCCGGGGGTTGTGGGACGGCAAGACCGTCGATCTCGACGGCGAGCACCTGCGGGTCGAGGACGCCCGGCTGGCGCGGGTGCCGGACCCGGTTCCGGAGGTGTACTTCGGGGGCTCCTCGCCGCTCGCCGGGGAGATCGCCGCGCGGCACGCGGACGTGTACCTCACCTGGGGTGAGCCGCCCGCGCAGGTCGCCGAGAAGATCGCCTGGATCCGGGGGCTCGCGGCGAAGGAAGGGCGCACCCCGCGGTTCGGCATCCGGCTGCACGTCATCACCCGGGACACCGCGGAGGCCGCCTGGGCGGAGGCCGACCGGCTGCTCGACGGGTTCGACCCCGAGACCGTGAGGTCCGTCCAGGCCGGGCTGGCGCGCAGCGAGTCCGAGGGGCAGCAGCGGATGCTCGCGCTGCACGGCGGCAGCCGGGAGGGGCTGGAGATCCATCCCAACCTGTGGGCCGGGATCGGGCTGGTGCGCGGTGGTGCGGGGACCGCGCTGGTGGGGAGCCATGCGGAGGTGGCCGAACGGATCAAGGAGTACGCGGCGCTGGGGATCTCGGAGTTCGTGCTGTCGGGGTATCCGCATCTGGAGGAGGCGTACTGGTTCGGGGAGGGGGTGCTGCCTCGGCTGGCCGAGGACGGGGTGTGGCGGCACCCCGGAGGGGAACGGCGGGCCTCGGTGCAGGTGCCGTTCGCCGGGTGAGAGGGGTGTCCGGGGCGCTTCGGCGGGTGAGTCGTGGCCGGTCGCAGGTGCCCGCGCCCCTAAGCACCGAGGGCGTCGAGATGTGAGCGGCGGGACTCCTGCGTCTGGCCCTGGACCAACAGGAACAGGGCCTCCCTCGCCAGGCGTTGGGCCCTGCTCGTCAGGAGCATCGAGCGCCCTCCTCCCGTCACCACCGCCGCCGTGGTCGCCGCCTGGAGCAGTGCGTGGGAACGGGTCCTGAGGGCCAGGCGTTCCGGCAGGTGCTCATGGGGCTTCGCCTCGTCGATCAGGGCGTAGGCCTGGTCACGCACCTGCGTGAGGCGGGCGCGCAGGGGTGCGGCCGTCTCCTCGTCCACCAGGGCCAGCGCCGCCTCGGCGATGCCGAAGACCGCCGGGTTGGCGTTCACCGTCCTGAGGCGGTCGGTCGCCGACCAGCTGGTGTGCGGGGTGCGCAGGGCCACCGCGTCGTCCGGCAGCCAGAGGCCGTCCAGGTCCAGGGACACCGTGCGGGCCGCGGTGAGGGCGGCCAGGCGGAGCGGGGGCGACGCCCGCAGGCCCGGCTGGTCACGGGCCTCCGTGAAGGCGAACAGGGCCTCGTCGGTGTCCGTGACCCCGGCGAGGAGCAGCACGTCGTTCAGGCCCCAGCCCGTGTACCAGGGGACCTTTCCGTCGAAGCGCCAGCCGCCCCGCTCGCGGACGGCCCGGACCGGGATCCGGGGGTGGGCCCGCAGATGGGCGTAGGCCACCCCGGACAGCAGGTCACCGGTCGCCAGCCGGCCGAGCAGCCGCTCGCGCACCGGGCCCTCGCCCTTGGCCAGCGTCAGCACCGGGGTGTGGTGCTGGGTCTGCACGAACCAGGTCGAGCAGCACGCCCCGGCCAGGATCTCCGCCGTCTCGCGCACCACCGCGCCGGGTGCCTCGGCGCCGCCGTACGCCTTCGGCGCGTTGAGTCCCAGCAGGCCCGAGCATCTGATCTCCGTCAGATGGCCCACCGGGACCTCCCCCTGGTCGACCTCCTCGGCGTGCGGGGCGAGGAGGTCGTCGGCGAGGCGGCGGGCGCGGGTGACGAGGGGGTGCGGTGCGGTCATGGACAAGATTCTTTCCCGTGTCGGGGTGGGGGGTGTCGATCCGGGGGACTGCCGTTCGTGTAGGAGGTGAGAGAACGGCACGACGCCAAGGAGGACGTCATGAAGCACTACCTGCTCAGCGTGGTCCAGCCCACCGGTGGTGAGCCGCCCGCGCCCGAGGAGCTGGCCGAGATCATGCGCCGGGTACAGGCCTACAACGACGAGCTGCGCGCCGCCGGGGCCTGGGTCTTCGCCGGCGGTCTGAACGGTCCGGAGACGGCCACCGTGCTGCGGCCGAAGGACGGAGACGTCCTCATCACGGACGGTCCGTACGCCGAGGGCAAGGAGTACCTCGGCGGACTCAGCCTGATCCGGGCCGCCGACCTCGACGAGGCCCTGGAGTGGGGCAGGAAGGCCGCCCTGGCCACGACCCTGCCCATCGAGGTGCGTCCGTTCGTCGACCAGCACTGAGGCCGTCGCCGTGGGTGACACCGTCGACGTCGAGGCCGTCTTCCGCGCGGAGTACGGCCGGGCCGTCGCCGTCCTGGTCCGCCGTCTCGGCGACATCGACCTCGCCGAGGAGGCGGTCCAGGACGCGTTCACCACGGCCGTGCGGCGCTGGCCCGAGACCGGACTGCCGCCCAGCCCGGCCGGGTGGATCATCACCACCGCCCGCAACCGGGCCGTCGACCGGCTGCGCCGCGAGGCCGGCCGGGACGCCCGGCACGCCGAGGCGGCCCTGCTGCACGCCCCCGACCCGCCCCCGGAGGAGGGCCCCGTGCGCGACGACCGGCTCCGTCTGATCTTCACCTGCTGCCATCCCGCGCTCGCCCCGCAGGCGCGGGTCGCCCTCACCCTGCGGCTGCTCGGCGGTCTGACCACCGCGCAGATCGCCCGCGCCTTCCTCGTCCCCGAGCCGACGATGGCCCAGCGCCTGGTGCGGGCCAAGGCGAAGATCCGCGACGCCCGCATCCCGTACCGGGTGCCCCGCGACGCCGACCTCCCGGACCGGCTCCAGGGCGTGCTCGCCGTCGTCTACCTGATCTTCAACCAGGGCTACGAGGGTGATCCCGGCCTGTGCGCGGAGGCGCTCAGGCTCGGCCGCCTCCTCGGCGCGCTGATGCCGGACGAGCCCGAGGTCACCGGGCTGCTCGCGCTGATGCTGCTCGTCGAGTCGCGCAGGGCCGCACGCCAGGACGCCGACGGCACCCTCGTCCCGCTGCCGGAGCAGGACCGCTCCCACTGGGACCGGGCGCTGATCACCGAGGGACAGGAACTCGTCCGCCGCTGTCTGCGCCGCGACCGGCCGGGGCCGTACCAGATCCAGGCCGCCGTCCAGGCCGTCCACAGCGACGCGCCGACGGCCGCGGTCACCGACTGGGGGCAGATCCTGCGGCTGTACGACCAGCTGATGGCGCTGGCGCCGAGTCCGGTGGTGGCCCTGAACCGGGCGGTGGCGGTCGCCGAGACCGCGGGCCCGGAGCCCGCCCTCGCGCTGCTGGACACGCTCGCCCTCGACGGCTACCACGTCTTCCACGCCGTCCGGGCCGACCTGCTGCGCCGCCTGGACCGCGACGCCGAGGCGGCCCGCGCGTACGCGTCCGCCCTCGCCCTGGCCGAGAACCCGGCCGAACGCGCGTACCTGGAGAAGCGGCTGCGCACCTGCCACGGAACGTAGTGGTTGCCCGGGGAATGTATTTTGGTCCCTGAAAGGTTGGCATATACATCGAGCTGACGCTCGCCCCGAACCAGGGCCGCACGGCCCGTGTGAACCCAGGGCCGAAAGGCCCGTGCACCCCCAGCGAGGCACCGTGACCACCGCCATCCCCGAGCAGCCCGCAGGCCCTCTCGCCGCCCCCGAGCGGCCCGCCGACGTCGTGGCCCGGCTGCGCGCCGCCTTCCGCGCCGGCCGCACCAAGCCCGTCGCCTGGCGCACGGACCAGCTCCGCCGCCTGCGCGAGCTGCTCACCGGGAACGGCGCCGACCTCGCCGCCGCCCTCCACGCCGACCTGGGCAAGAGCACCACCGAGGCGTACCGCACCGAGATCGACTTCACGATCCGCGAGATCGACCACACCCTCGACCACCTGGATGGCTGGCTCACCCCCGAGCCCGCCCCGGTCCCGGCCCACCTCGGCGCGGACGCGCGCGCCTGGACGCAGTACGACCCGCTCGGCGTCGTCCTCGTCATCGCGCCCTGGAACTACCCCGCCCAACTGCTGCTGGCCCCGCTGGTCGGCGCCCTCGCCGCCGGCAACGCGGTCGTCGTCAAGCCCAGCGAGCTCGCCCCCGCCACCTCCGCCACCCTGGCCCGGCTGCTGCCCGCCCACCTCGACACCGAGGCGGTCGCCGTCGTCGAGGGAGGCGTCCCCGAGACCACGGCCCTGCTCAACGAGCGCTTCGACCACATCTTCTACACCGGCAACGGCACCGTCGGCCGGATCGTGCTGCGTGCCGCCGCCGAGCACCTCATCCCCGTCACCCTCGAACTCGGCGGCAAGTCACCGGCGTTCGTCGACCGCGACGCCGATCTCGCGGTCGTCGCCGACCGGCTGGCCCGCGGCAAGTTCCTCAACGCCGGCCAGACCTGCGTCGCCCCCGACTACGTCCTCACCGACCCGGACACCGCCGCAGCCCTCGAACCCCTCCTGGCCCGCGCCGTCGAGACCCTCTACGGCGTCGACCCGCAGACCTCGCCCGAGTACGGCCGGATCGTCAACGAACGCCACTTCGACCGGCTCACCGCCCTGCTCGACTCCGGGCGGACCGTGACCGGCGGCCGTCACGACCGCACGGACAGGTACATCGCGCCGACCGTCCTCGCCGACGTCGACCCCGCCTCGCCCGTCATGGCCGAGGAGATCTTCGGCCCCGTCCTGCCCATGGTGACCGTCGGCGGCCTCGACGAGGCGATCGCCTTCATCAACGACCGCGACAAGCCCCTCGCCCTGTACGTCTTCTCCGCGTCGGACGCCACACGGAACCGCATCGCCGACGAAACCTCCTCCGGCGGCCTCGGGTTCGGCCTGCCCCTCGCCCATCTCACCGTCTCCGACCTGCCGTTCGGCGGTGTGGGGGAGAGCGGCATGGGCAGCTACCACGGCCGGTACTCCATCGAGACGTTCAGCCACCGCAAGGCGGTGCTGGAGAAGCCGCTGGGCTGAACCGTGCCGACGGCAAGCAGGGCGGAAGCGGACAGTAACAGGGACAGTAACGGGATGAAGAGGTCCCGGAAGGGGCAGCAACCGCACCGGTGTAGTCCGGAATGGCACGGTCCGTAGTCCGAAGCGGCCAATGCCACCGGACTTTCGAATCCGGCATGCACGAAACGCCGGTGCCGAACGCCGTGGGGGCAGAAGGTGTAACCGTCGCCTTCCGGGGCCCCTGAGCCCCGCACCCCCAGCGGAAGGACCGAAGGGTCCGTGAACGACCAGTTCGAACAGCTCGCCCGGGACGTGGCGTTGTCCCTGCTCGCCCTCCGGGTCTTCGGACCCGCCGCCGTCACGCTCGCGCGCCGGGTCGTCGCCGCGCTCGTGCGGGTCGGCGTCCGGGAGATGGACCACCGGCTGCCGGGAGGCGATCGGTGACCCAGGAGGAGCTGCGACCCACCGGAAACCCCCGGGCGCCGGAGAAACTGCCCCTGGACTTCAGCGCCTTCCATCAGATGCACCGTCCGCGCTACGTCCGTGAGGCCGAGCGCTGTCTGCGCTGCCGGGCGGACGCCGAGGACGCCGTCGACGAGGCGTTCGTCCAACTGGCCCGGGAGTGGCCGCAGATACTGCGCACCCAGAACCCCGCCGCCTACGCCTGGCGGGTCATGAAGAACCGGGTCGTCGACCACGCCCGGGCCCGGGGCCGGCGCGCCACGCTCATGGACACCGCCGTCTTCGAGACGGTGACCCTGCAGGGCGCCGAGGACGCCTTCGAGGTCATCGAGCAGAACCTGCGGCTGTTCCACGCGATCGCCGCCCTGCCCGAGCGTCAGCAGGACGTCATCCGGCTGCGCTACTGCGAGGGCTACAGCACCGCCGACGTGGCCCTCCACCTCGGCATCACCGAGGCCGGGGTCCGCTCCACCGAGCGCTACGCCAAACGCCGACTGCGGGAGATCTACACATCGTGCGCCGAGGAGGAGGCGGAGCGTCCATGACCTTCGACACCGTGAGCGACATCGACACCCTGCTGGCGGGGGCGCGGCTGGTACCCACGGCCCCCTACCGCCCCGGCGACATCGAGGCCGCCGAGGCCCGCATAGCCGCCCGGGTCGCCACCCGGCCCGCCGGCGGCACCGAAGCCCGGACGAGCGGTCCCGTGGCACCGACCGACGGGGCCGGGTCGCCGGCCTGCGGGGACGGGGCATCGGCGTGCGAGGGCGGGGCGCCGTCCGGCTCGTGCCGGGTGCGGACCGGGGTGGAGCAGCCAGCGCTCCGCCGACCCCCCGTCCACCCCTCCGCGCGGGACCTGCGGGCCCTGTGCGAGGCGCTGCTGAAACGCACCGGCGCCCTGCGCGGCCTCGGCGCCTTCCTCGGCAGCGCGCTGCCCGAGCCCTCCGGCGCCCGTGTCCTCGGTGGCCTCCTCCATCTGGCCGGCTGCGAGGACAGCGCCCGCTTCTGGTGGCAGTACGGCGCCGGCGCCGGCGACACCGTCTCCTCGTACTGCCTCTACCTCCACCACCGCTCCCTCGGCGAGGACGAGGAGGCGGACTGGTGGCTCAGCCACACGGACATCACCCCCGCCACCCTCGGCCGGGAGGCCACCGAGGTGGAGCTCGCCACGGCGCTGCACGTGCTGCGCGGGCTGCGGCGCGGCCGCCGGGGGCTGCCCAAGGCGCTGCGCGCGCTCGTGGAGTACGTGCCGGCCGTGGTCGGCTTCGTCGACGACGACCTGGAACTGCCTCTCCCGGACGGGGATCTCGCCGGCCTCGTGGAAGAGGTCGTCACCCACGGCACCCCGCCCGCCGGGGAGCGCCGTCGCGCCCGGTCCCGTCCCCTGCCCGAACGCCGGGAGTCGCCGGTGCACACCGTGTCCTCGGCCACCCCCCGCACGGCCCGGCACTGGAGCCGGGACGTCCAGGAGGCCCTGCGCAAGTGCGAGGAGACCGTGGCCTGTTGACGGCCGTTCGGCAGGGGTGACGGCGGCGTCCGCGGTGCGTGCGAGACTGCACCGATGAGCAGCGGAAGGATCACCGCGGACGCCGCGGGCACCTGGACCATCGGCGACCTCACCGTCAACCGCGTCGGCTTCGGCGCCATGCGGCTCACCGGCAGCGCCGCCTTCCACCACGGCACCCCGAGCGACCGCGACCGCGCGATCGCCGTCCTGCGCGAGGCCGTCGAGCTCGGCGTCGACCACATCGACACCGCCGCCTTCTACTTCTCCGCGCTCCGCTCCGCCAACGAACTCATCAACAGCGCCCTCTCGCCGTACCCGCAGAACCTGCTCATCGCCACGAAGGTCGGCCCCTTCCGGACCTGGGCGGGGGAATGGGGCACCTCGGCCCGTCCCGAGGACCTGCGCGGCCACGTCGAGGAGAACCTGCGCCAGCTCGGCCGCGACCATCTCGACCTCGTGTATCTGCGCCGGATGCGCCAGGAATCGATCGCCGAGCACTTCGGCGCCCTCGCCGACCTGCGGACGGCCGGC
It includes:
- a CDS encoding aldo/keto reductase, with translation MSSGRITADAAGTWTIGDLTVNRVGFGAMRLTGSAAFHHGTPSDRDRAIAVLREAVELGVDHIDTAAFYFSALRSANELINSALSPYPQNLLIATKVGPFRTWAGEWGTSARPEDLRGHVEENLRQLGRDHLDLVYLRRMRQESIAEHFGALADLRTAGLIRHLGVSDVAPRHLAEARAIAPVVSVQNRHGLGAPTPATEELLAVCRDQGIAFVPFFAIAGDGGALGATTAHDDAVLAVARAHGSTPAQIRLAWSLAQGPHVLAIPGTGDPDHLAENIAAGALRLTAEELDLLNRVHRAGA
- a CDS encoding sigma-70 family RNA polymerase sigma factor; translation: MTQEELRPTGNPRAPEKLPLDFSAFHQMHRPRYVREAERCLRCRADAEDAVDEAFVQLAREWPQILRTQNPAAYAWRVMKNRVVDHARARGRRATLMDTAVFETVTLQGAEDAFEVIEQNLRLFHAIAALPERQQDVIRLRYCEGYSTADVALHLGITEAGVRSTERYAKRRLREIYTSCAEEEAERP
- a CDS encoding aldehyde dehydrogenase family protein, whose product is MTTAIPEQPAGPLAAPERPADVVARLRAAFRAGRTKPVAWRTDQLRRLRELLTGNGADLAAALHADLGKSTTEAYRTEIDFTIREIDHTLDHLDGWLTPEPAPVPAHLGADARAWTQYDPLGVVLVIAPWNYPAQLLLAPLVGALAAGNAVVVKPSELAPATSATLARLLPAHLDTEAVAVVEGGVPETTALLNERFDHIFYTGNGTVGRIVLRAAAEHLIPVTLELGGKSPAFVDRDADLAVVADRLARGKFLNAGQTCVAPDYVLTDPDTAAALEPLLARAVETLYGVDPQTSPEYGRIVNERHFDRLTALLDSGRTVTGGRHDRTDRYIAPTVLADVDPASPVMAEEIFGPVLPMVTVGGLDEAIAFINDRDKPLALYVFSASDATRNRIADETSSGGLGFGLPLAHLTVSDLPFGGVGESGMGSYHGRYSIETFSHRKAVLEKPLG
- a CDS encoding RNA polymerase sigma factor, translated to MGDTVDVEAVFRAEYGRAVAVLVRRLGDIDLAEEAVQDAFTTAVRRWPETGLPPSPAGWIITTARNRAVDRLRREAGRDARHAEAALLHAPDPPPEEGPVRDDRLRLIFTCCHPALAPQARVALTLRLLGGLTTAQIARAFLVPEPTMAQRLVRAKAKIRDARIPYRVPRDADLPDRLQGVLAVVYLIFNQGYEGDPGLCAEALRLGRLLGALMPDEPEVTGLLALMLLVESRRAARQDADGTLVPLPEQDRSHWDRALITEGQELVRRCLRRDRPGPYQIQAAVQAVHSDAPTAAVTDWGQILRLYDQLMALAPSPVVALNRAVAVAETAGPEPALALLDTLALDGYHVFHAVRADLLRRLDRDAEAARAYASALALAENPAERAYLEKRLRTCHGT